The DNA segment AGAACAAGCCAACCCCATGAACAGCCCCAACCCAAGTAAGGCTCCATGGTACTTTTTAGGCGCACAGGAACTATTGCTTCATTTACATCCCTTTTTTAGTGCAGTTATATTGCCTCTAGTAGTGGGGGTTTTCTTTTTCTATCTCCCATATTTTAAATATGACAACCTAAATATTGGGGTCTGGTTTAACTCTCCGCTGGGTAAGAAAATGACCATCCATGCCAGTATCTTTGCTTTCGTTTTCACATTCATCCTGATTTATTTATTGGAACACTTTCTCCATTTTGATATTTGGTTTGCCAGTGTAGGTAGCTGGTTTGCCACCGGACTTGTTCCTTTCGCGATATACGTCATTCCTGTCAGTGGTTATTTATTTTATTGGAAAAAGAAACACGGAGCAAAAACCGAAGAACTGGTAATGACCATCACCACCATATTGATGTCGTCTTATATCACCATGTTATTGATCTCACTTTTACTTAGAGGCAAGGGAATGTTGATGATCATCTAAAATCTGATTCACAAAAATGAAATTCAATAGAAGAAAATTTATAAAACGCCTGCTAGTGGCAATTGCATCAGTAGAAGCCTTTTTTATCATCAAAGGAGGTGTAAGTAAAGTAGAGCAAGCCAATGCTAAAAAAGAACTATTCAATGCGGGAAAAGTGGATTCTTTTCATAAAAACAAAACTTATCCTTTTAGCACAGGGCATTTTTTTCTACGGAGATTTGAAGACGGAGGTTTCTTGGCCATGTCTGTTAAATGTACGCACCTAGGCTGCGTAGTTAACTCCAACCTAGAAACAGGAGGCTTTAACTGTCCATGCCACAGATCGCAATTTAATCGTTTTGGAGAAGTGTTGGCTGCCCCGGCAACACGCCCACTGGATATTTTTCCTATTGTTATTAAAAACGGCGAAATACTAATAGACACCAATAAAGCAGTCAAGCGTACCTCATTTGAAAAATCACAGTTAACATACGCATAATGGAGAATCGCACTAAAATAGAACGTATAAGCCTTATCGCCATTATTGTGGCAATCGTATCTGTCCCCACATATACAGTCATCCGCACTTATAGTCAAAACGAAACAGAAACTGCGAATAAGGCTCATTATGTAGGTAGGGAGACTTGTATCGAATGTCACATGAATGAATATAACGAATGGTTAGGATCCGATCACGATAAAGCCATGGATCATGCCAATGACTCAACTGTGCTAGGCGACTTTAATAATAAGTCCATAGAATACAACGGTATGACCCATCGGTTCTATAAACGCGATGGTCGTTTCTTCGTGGAGACAGACGGGGAATCGGGTCAACTAGAAGAGTTTGAAATCAAATACACTTTTGGCTATTATCCTCTCCAACAATATCTGGTGGAATTTGACAAGGGCAGACTCCAAACCCTACCACTCACATGGAATTCTAAAGACAGTGTTTGGTACCATATGGCCGACGAAATATACAAGGACGAGATGATAGAAAGCGATAACTGGTTACACTGGACCAATCAGGCACAAAATTGGAACGGTATGTGTGCCGACTGTCATTCCACCAATTTAGTAAAAGGGTATGATGTTGAGACCGATTCATACCACACTACCTGGAGCGAGATTGATGTAAGCTGCGAAGCCTGTCATGGTCCGGCATCTGAACACCTCAAATGGGCTGCCAAAGCCGAATATGCTCGTAGTGATAACGACAACTACGGTCTGGTAGTACAGACCAGCGGGATAGACAACAAACAATATGTAGATTTATGTGTAAGATGTCACACCCGACGAGGCTCCATTTCTGACTTTGAGCACAGTCCGGATATATATAACCATACCATACCGAACCTCCCTACTGGAGAAAATTATCATATCGACGGTCAGATTTTAAGTGAGGATTATGTGTATGGCTCATTTACACAAAGCAAAATGTACATGCGAGATGTCAAATGTAATGATTGCCATAATGTACATAGCACCAAACGACTATTTGAAGACAACAGGCTCTGTACTCAATGTCACCGTGCTGATGATTATGACACCTATAACCATCACTTCCATAAAGGATATGGAGAAGATGGAGAGGCCGTAATAGCAGATGATGGTGTTAAATTTGAGGTAGGAGATGGAACCAGATGTATCAACTGCCATATGCCAGCTCAGTTTTATATGGGTGTAGATTACAGAAACGATCATAGCATACGTATTCCAAGACCCGATTTAACCAAAGAAATAGGCACACCCAATGCATGTAATCAATGCCATGCAGATAAATCCACCGATTGGGCTATCAAGTATGTAAACAAATGGCATGGCGAAGGCAGACCTTCACAATATGGTACAGTCTTTAAAGAAGCACAATCTGGAAGTCAGGAAGGATTCGACGGCCTGGTGCATATATACAACGATGAAGTCTATCCAGAAATAGTACGAGCCATTGCCATACAAATGCTAGGGTCAAACTATCAAAGTAAGGCCAAGAATATACTCATAGAAGCCTTACATAGTTTCAACGGACACATCCGCTTTAATGCGCTACAAAACCTGATGGTTGACGACCAAAAATCGTTGAATGCTGTATTTGATCTATTAAACGATCAGACCAAAGCCATCAGAATAGAATGCGCCTCTAAACTAAGCGGATTACCCAAAGACCAGATACCAGCCAAGTATAAAAAAAGTTTAGATAAAGCTAAGAAAGAATACCTGGAGGCACTAAAATACAGTGCTGATTTCCCAACAGGCAAATTTAACCTGGCTAACTATTACTACAACAACCAAGAAATTGACAAGGCAGAGAAATTTTACAAAAAAGCCTTAGAACAAGATAATAAGTTGCACACCATAAAGATAAACTTGGCTCTGTTATATAATAGCAAAGGAGAACCTAAGAAGGCGGAGTTACTATTAAAAGACTATCTAAAACACATGCCTGAAGATGGAAATACCATGTTTACCTATGCACTATTTTTATCGGAACAAAAAAGGTATGACGAATCCATGACATGGCTCCTAAAGGCATCGAAATATTCTCCGAATAATCCACGCATCTTTTATAATATTGCCATGATGTATGATTTTAGAAATAATATGAAAGATGCGGAGACCTATTTACAAAAAGCGGTTGAGATCAATCCTGCTGATATAAGTTATTACATGGGAATGCTTAACCTGTATATTAAATATCAACAAACTGACAAAACCAAAAATACGGCAAAAGAAATCTTGGAAAAATTCCCCAACATACCTGACAAAGAGCATATTGAAGCTATATTAAAGCAATAAACAAGCCCACAACAATCAACCCATCATATTAAATTAGTTTAAAAAAAGGCTTATTTTACATATTTTTTAACAGTCCGTTAACTTTTGTTTTTCGGGCTTTTTTGTTTTCTTTAACTCACATAACCAAAGGTAATGGATCACAAAAAAAAAGATATTAGTTCATATGTTTTTAAAGAAAATTAAAACACCTTCATAAACGAGCCAGTAAATTCATTTCCAGTTAGAAGAGAGACTTTCTCCATAACTGATTTTTAGTATAAATACCAATAAAAAACACAGATCAATTAAATTGAAGGAAATGAGCGCAATATTTTTTAGTCCTAAGGGTTTAGTTAAAGTAATACAATAAAAACAACTATGATACGAACCAATCTGATATTGCTTATAAGCAGCATACTTATATCCGCAAATACTTTTGCACAATCTACCCATCCTTTGGTAAATATTGGTGATCATCATTATTCCATTGAGGAGTTTGACTTTATCTATAACAAAAATAACAGCTTTTCCCATAAGCCTATATCCCCAAAGGAATATCTCGATCTCTTTGTCAACTATAAACTTAAAGTACTAGAAGCCTGCGATCAAGGCCTTGATACATTACCTTCATTCACCAAAGAATTTAATTACTATAAAGATGAACTGGCCAAGCCATATTTAACCGACAAAAACATTACAGACCAACTCGTTAAAGAGGCCTACCAGCGATTAAAAACAGAGGTAAATGCCAGTCACATTTTAGTTAAACTACCATCTTCGCCTTCACCGGAAGACACTTTAAAAGCCTATCAAAAGATAAGCTCCATCGTCAAAAAATACAAGGCAGGAGAAGACTTTAACCAATTAGCCAGGCAATATTCCGAAGATCCTTCTGCCTATCAAAATGAAGGTAAGCTAGGCTATTTCAATGGCTTTATGATGGTATACCCTTTTGAATCGGCAGCGTACAATACCGCCGTTGGAGAAATATCTCCCATCGTCAGAACAGCATTTGGCTATCACATTATAAAAGTTCATGATAAAAGGGCAAACCGAGGAGAACTAAGAACCGCACACATCATGCAGATTTTTCCTTCCAACGCCCCACAGGATGTGATAGCAGAAAAAAAAGCAAAAATTGATTCCATCTACCAACTACTACAAAAAGGAGCTGATTTTGGGACTTTGGCCAGGCAGTTCTCCGAAGATAAAAACAGTGCCAATAATAATGGTGAGCTTCCTTGGTTTGGTACCGGCAGGATGATACCCGAATTTAGCGAACCGGCTTTTCAACTCGATTCCATCGGCAGTATTTCAAAGGTGATTCAATCTCCCTATGGCTTTCATATCATCAAGCTCTTAGAAAAAAGAGGCCTGCAACCTTTTGAAAAGGAAGAAGAGAAAATACGCCAAAAAATAGCAAAAGACGAAAGAGCATACCAAGGTAAAAAGGCCGTTATAAACCGTTTAAAAAAGGAGTACAATTATCAACAAAACGATGCCCTATTGCGTCAGATTAAACAAAAGGCAAGCAACCAACAACTGAGCAATGATGACTTCTTCTATGAATTTGAAAATTCCAACAATAATATTGCATCCATGAAAGGTTGGACATTCAAGGCCTCAGATCTGATAGAAAAACTAAAAGAAAACAAACAATTTACACAAAGCCAAAGAAATCGACTCTTCGATAAACTATCCCAATCAATTATAGAGGATGAGATTATTAGCTTTGAAAAATCGAGACTCGAAGATAAATATC comes from the Saccharicrinis fermentans DSM 9555 = JCM 21142 genome and includes:
- a CDS encoding QcrA and Rieske domain-containing protein, with amino-acid sequence MAIASVEAFFIIKGGVSKVEQANAKKELFNAGKVDSFHKNKTYPFSTGHFFLRRFEDGGFLAMSVKCTHLGCVVNSNLETGGFNCPCHRSQFNRFGEVLAAPATRPLDIFPIVIKNGEILIDTNKAVKRTSFEKSQLTYA
- a CDS encoding multiheme c-type cytochrome, encoding MENRTKIERISLIAIIVAIVSVPTYTVIRTYSQNETETANKAHYVGRETCIECHMNEYNEWLGSDHDKAMDHANDSTVLGDFNNKSIEYNGMTHRFYKRDGRFFVETDGESGQLEEFEIKYTFGYYPLQQYLVEFDKGRLQTLPLTWNSKDSVWYHMADEIYKDEMIESDNWLHWTNQAQNWNGMCADCHSTNLVKGYDVETDSYHTTWSEIDVSCEACHGPASEHLKWAAKAEYARSDNDNYGLVVQTSGIDNKQYVDLCVRCHTRRGSISDFEHSPDIYNHTIPNLPTGENYHIDGQILSEDYVYGSFTQSKMYMRDVKCNDCHNVHSTKRLFEDNRLCTQCHRADDYDTYNHHFHKGYGEDGEAVIADDGVKFEVGDGTRCINCHMPAQFYMGVDYRNDHSIRIPRPDLTKEIGTPNACNQCHADKSTDWAIKYVNKWHGEGRPSQYGTVFKEAQSGSQEGFDGLVHIYNDEVYPEIVRAIAIQMLGSNYQSKAKNILIEALHSFNGHIRFNALQNLMVDDQKSLNAVFDLLNDQTKAIRIECASKLSGLPKDQIPAKYKKSLDKAKKEYLEALKYSADFPTGKFNLANYYYNNQEIDKAEKFYKKALEQDNKLHTIKINLALLYNSKGEPKKAELLLKDYLKHMPEDGNTMFTYALFLSEQKRYDESMTWLLKASKYSPNNPRIFYNIAMMYDFRNNMKDAETYLQKAVEINPADISYYMGMLNLYIKYQQTDKTKNTAKEILEKFPNIPDKEHIEAILKQ
- a CDS encoding peptidylprolyl isomerase — protein: MIRTNLILLISSILISANTFAQSTHPLVNIGDHHYSIEEFDFIYNKNNSFSHKPISPKEYLDLFVNYKLKVLEACDQGLDTLPSFTKEFNYYKDELAKPYLTDKNITDQLVKEAYQRLKTEVNASHILVKLPSSPSPEDTLKAYQKISSIVKKYKAGEDFNQLARQYSEDPSAYQNEGKLGYFNGFMMVYPFESAAYNTAVGEISPIVRTAFGYHIIKVHDKRANRGELRTAHIMQIFPSNAPQDVIAEKKAKIDSIYQLLQKGADFGTLARQFSEDKNSANNNGELPWFGTGRMIPEFSEPAFQLDSIGSISKVIQSPYGFHIIKLLEKRGLQPFEKEEEKIRQKIAKDERAYQGKKAVINRLKKEYNYQQNDALLRQIKQKASNQQLSNDDFFYEFENSNNNIASMKGWTFKASDLIEKLKENKQFTQSQRNRLFDKLSQSIIEDEIISFEKSRLEDKYPAYRYLVNEYHDGLLIFEISQREIWNKAIRDSTGIEAYYAAHKSNYFHPETMKGILLLTNDKKIWKAAKKSMASHSISADSLKQLYPHAKIIEGSFAKGEYKALDKQLWNEKKSTGKVDPHYKYLWGAGKKTARIPKELEETRGQVIADYQNQIEKEWLSRLRNKFAPTVNKKALKFSKKAAKK